One Chlorobaculum limnaeum genomic window carries:
- a CDS encoding helix-turn-helix transcriptional regulator, whose translation MDTIHTLPTRPARRFLNMESLLEYCRDTFDLPISRVTIYREQRKGNLHPIKRGGRLLFSIAEVDAWLTGDAQAEPDVEG comes from the coding sequence ATGGATACCATCCACACTCTACCGACCAGACCGGCGCGGCGCTTTCTCAACATGGAAAGCCTCTTGGAGTATTGCCGGGACACCTTCGATTTACCTATCTCACGGGTCACGATCTACCGAGAGCAGCGGAAAGGCAACCTCCATCCGATAAAGCGCGGGGGAAGGCTCCTTTTCAGTATCGCCGAGGTTGACGCTTGGCTTACAGGCGACGCTCAGGCCGAACCCGACGTGGAGGGGTGA